A single region of the Chryseobacterium sp. 6424 genome encodes:
- a CDS encoding DUF4290 domain-containing protein — protein sequence MEYNTSRPRLHMPEYGRIIQQLVTRCKELATKEERNEMAFAIVDFMGQRNPQLRDEDNYKHKLWDHLFILSGYDLDVDSPFPFPTIEEIKEKPKRMEYPKLQGEFKFYGKSILQLIEKAIQLEPGDEKDALIQVIANNMKKSYNVYNKEHVQDEVIFRHLKDLSENRLDLTGIDSLEKSKIYYANNRSNGKSNGKNGQNSQNQQNNQNKKRNFHQNKNRK from the coding sequence ATGGAATATAACACCTCGAGGCCGCGGCTCCATATGCCTGAATATGGCAGAATCATACAGCAGCTCGTCACCCGATGCAAAGAGCTTGCGACTAAAGAAGAGCGTAATGAGATGGCATTTGCTATTGTCGATTTTATGGGACAGCGCAATCCCCAACTTCGCGACGAAGATAATTACAAACATAAACTCTGGGATCACCTTTTTATACTTTCCGGTTACGACTTGGATGTCGATTCGCCGTTTCCTTTTCCTACCATCGAAGAAATAAAGGAAAAGCCCAAACGTATGGAATATCCCAAACTTCAGGGTGAGTTTAAATTTTACGGGAAAAGCATCTTACAACTGATCGAAAAGGCGATACAATTAGAGCCTGGTGATGAAAAAGACGCGTTGATACAAGTGATCGCAAACAATATGAAGAAATCCTACAATGTATATAACAAAGAACATGTACAGGATGAGGTGATCTTCCGTCATTTAAAGGATCTTTCAGAAAACCGGCTGGATCTTACCGGTATTGATTCCCTTGAAAAAAGCAAGATCTACTACGCGAACAACCGTAGCAACGGGAAATCTAATGGTAAAAACGGGCAGAATAGCCAAAACCAGCAAAACAACCAAAACAAAAAAAGAAATTTTCATCAAAATAAAAACAGGAAGTAG
- a CDS encoding thiol-disulfide oxidoreductase DCC family protein, producing MLDQNKYYVFYDGDCGFCNHWVQWILENDHQKKIMFAALQSDFGQQFLTERNLRTENFDTVYLWKPGPGGFYYMKSQAAFAIAKILGGKYRLLSYLRFLPSAITDFFYDRISKHRQQLASQKCFLPTPEERKRFVGN from the coding sequence ATGCTTGATCAAAATAAATATTACGTTTTTTATGATGGCGATTGCGGCTTCTGTAATCACTGGGTACAATGGATTCTTGAGAATGATCATCAGAAGAAAATCATGTTCGCGGCGCTGCAGTCTGATTTTGGACAGCAATTTCTCACTGAAAGAAACCTGCGCACCGAAAATTTCGATACGGTGTACCTCTGGAAACCCGGGCCCGGAGGGTTTTATTATATGAAGTCGCAGGCAGCTTTTGCCATCGCAAAAATCCTGGGTGGCAAGTACCGCTTGCTAAGCTATTTAAGGTTCTTACCATCCGCGATCACCGATTTTTTCTATGACCGAATTTCCAAACACAGGCAGCAACTGGCCTCACAGAAATGCTTTCTTCCCACACCAGAAGAGCGCAAAAGATTTGTCGGAAATTAA
- a CDS encoding heme-binding domain-containing protein, which produces MKKLLAVLFIAFILIQFFPVERNNPMTNPDMDFLRIKKAPEYMSAIIRNSCYDCHSNETNYPWYTRLQPVGWFMKSHIDEGRKHLNFSVFATYEPKRQAHKLKEAVEMVGNHEMPLDSYLLVHPQSNLSTQQRTQLVKYLLTLEKDLRFKHNLLPEKIN; this is translated from the coding sequence ATGAAAAAGTTATTAGCAGTACTGTTTATAGCATTCATTTTGATACAATTTTTTCCTGTAGAACGGAATAATCCGATGACAAATCCCGATATGGATTTTTTAAGAATTAAAAAAGCACCTGAATATATGTCGGCCATTATCCGAAACAGTTGTTACGATTGCCACAGTAATGAAACAAATTACCCTTGGTATACACGTTTGCAACCTGTCGGCTGGTTCATGAAAAGCCATATTGATGAAGGCAGGAAGCACCTTAACTTCTCGGTATTCGCTACTTATGAGCCTAAACGGCAGGCGCACAAACTGAAAGAAGCCGTTGAAATGGTTGGAAATCACGAAATGCCGCTGGATTCCTACCTTTTGGTACATCCACAGTCAAATTTATCTACCCAGCAACGCACGCAACTGGTAAAGTATTTGCTGACTTTAGAGAAAGACCTTCGGTTTAAACATAATTTACTCCCCGAAAAAATAAATTGA